A section of the Humulus lupulus chromosome 2, drHumLupu1.1, whole genome shotgun sequence genome encodes:
- the LOC133817972 gene encoding pentatricopeptide repeat-containing protein At5g15280, mitochondrial: MRPRAAISEVLFNVRPQALSSLSLRKLHIGSLSYVFLNFLSKLRFSTTPSILESLSPSTATHIDLQSVCFTGIAQSIISRCSHFLENNNGKTFANASLKELLREISDIVPEYTRNFRRVSELKPEDVLQILLGFQFEGGKVGFGARKVEPLWELFKWANEQSKDFEHLPQSCEVMARMLVRAGLLKEVEILLFSIERRGISMDCHEVFSYMIEEYAGRGELESAVSIYDRMKRLGFAPSLSCYCILLDHLVRIKKTHLALRVCLDMVEMGIDWNEMMKATLHNVTRLLCVDGKIQEARNLVKTVMACGYKLSNSAINDIVFGYCEKRDFDDVLSFFFELQCPPDILAGNRAIHSLCSYYGTEMAEQFMHELKFFGFIPDEITLGILIGWSCHEGNLKNSFVYVAEIFAKGLQPHICSYNALIGGLFLKGMWKHARDVFDEMVERGTTPDLSTFRILLAGYCKARQFDEVKRIICGMENCGIVHNLSLEGQLSKAFSVLGFDPLAVSLKRDNGVGLSKTEFFDNLGNGLYLDTDLDEYDGRVTGILEDSLVLDYNSLIEKDCNHGNLKGALALADDMVQWGQELSLSVFSTLLKRLCASRYHIKVFTNILEKNMKLVNLLDQETLNLLVQLYYCKRGWRFNGKIVWDSMLHRHLKLNNETYTAVITGVCKMGNFRDLHGWWVIAREERWVPGLEECKSLLECLCNKGMLNEVLELFENMMVSFPHTRLDVCHLFIEMLSFASFTRVVHSLLEELNERGCVMDHVAYSHLIRGMCEEARFSEALKILECMLAKNLAPCLDVAVILIPKLCKASRHKKAIALKEVLLSKESSSLLLVNNALLQGFCMTCKVGEAASLFQEMSLKGIASDAETYNILVQGHCKVKNIRKVEELLGVTIRKKFDLSISAYRNLVRLMCMEGEVSCALKLKELVLGQSKSHDLVINNILIFSLFSTGNSLFVNEVVDDLQKKKLQLDEVSYNFLVYGFYECKDVSSAFQYLSTMLSKELRPNNRSLRAAVLAQCNGGELEKALELSREMELRGWVHDSIIQNAIVEGLLSYGMVQEAENFLDRLVEKHLIPDSINYDNLIKCFCSHGRLSKAVNLLNIMLKKGNLPSSTSYDSVISSCCSSNCLNEALDFHAEMQEKGLKPSVSTMNIIVHHLCQDGRTMEAERILISMAHVDETPSREMFSSVINRYHFENNHRKASELVRVMQRSGYEPDFKTHWSLITNLRNSFDKNTNKSSSSSQGFLSRLLSESGFSRKN; encoded by the coding sequence aTGAGACCAAGGGCCGCCATTTCTGAAGTTCTTTTTAATGTGAGGCCTCAAgctctctcatctctctcactcCGCAAGCTCCACATCGGTTCGCTTTCCTATGTCTTCCTAAATTTTCTAAGTAAGCTTCGCTTCTCGACCACCCCGTCTATTTTGGAGTCTTTATCACCATCAACTGCAACCCACATAGATCTACAATCAGTTTGCTTCACTGGCATTGCTCAGTCAATCATATCTAGATGTTCCCATTTTCTAGAGAATAACAATGGTAAAACCTTTGCGAACGCTTCTTTGAAAGAACTTCTTCGAGAGATTTCGGATATCGTTCCCGAATATACGCGTAATTTTCGGCGAGTTTCGGAGCTCAAACCTGAAGATGTGCTTCAAATATTACTGGGTTTTCAGTTTGAGGGTGGGAAAGTTGGATTTGGAGCTAGGAAGGTTGAACCCTTGTGGGAGTTGTTCAAGTGGGCTAACGAACAAAGTAAGGATTTTGAGCATCTTCCTCAGTCATGCGAGGTCATGGCTCGGATGCTTGTCCGGGCGGGGCTGCTTAAAGAAGTTGAAATCTTGCTCTTTTCAATTGAGAGGCGAGGAATTTCGATGGATTGTCATGAGGTTTTCAGTTATATGATTGAGGAGTATGCTGGTAGAGGTGAATTAGAGAGTGCTGTTTCTATTTATGATCGAATGAAGCGACTTGGTTTTGCTCCTTCATTGTCGTGTTACTGTATTCTTCTAGATCATTTGGTTCGAATAAAGAAAACCCACCTGGCTTTGCGAGTTTGTTTGGATATGGTTGAGATGGGCATTGATTGGAATGAGATGATGAAGGCAACTCTTCATAATGTCACTAGACTACTTTGTGTAGATGGAAAGATTCAAGAGGCAAGAAATCTTGTCAAGACGGTTATGGCTTGTGGATACAAGCTTAGTAACTCTGCTATTAATGACATTGTTTTCGGGTATTGTGAGAAGAGGGACTTCGATGATGTGCTAAGTTTCTTTTTTGAATTACAATGTCCACCGGATATTTTGGCTGGGAATAGAGCTATACATTCTCTGTGTAGCTATTATGGCACAGAAATGGCAGAACAATTCATGCATGAGTTGAAATTTTTTGGTTTCATTCCTGATGAGATAACCCTCGGCATCTTGATTGGTTGGAGTTGCCACGAAGGGAATTTAAAGAATTCCTTTGTTTATGTTGCAGAGATATTTGCTAAAGGTTTACAACCCCATATATGTTCTTACAATGCTCTCATTGGAGGGTTGTTTTTGAAAGGTATGTGGAAACATGCTCGGGACGTTTTTGATGAAATGGTGGAGAGGGGAACAACTCCAGATCTATCAACTTTTAGAATTCTTTTAGCAGGCTATTGTAAAGCTAGGCAATTCGATGAAGTGAAGAGGATAATTTGTGGGATGGAGAACTGTGGTATAGTGCATAATCTATCATTGGAGGGTCAACTGTCTAAAGCTTTTTCAGTTTTGGGCTTTGATCCATTAGCCGTGAGTCTAAAAAGGGATAATGGTGTGGGACTCTCTAAAACAGAATTCTTTGACAATCTTGGCAATGGACTTTACTTAGATACCGACCTTGATGAGTATGATGGGAGAGTTACAGGGATTCTAGAAGATAGCCTAGTGCTTGATTATAACTCACTTATAGAAAAAGATTGTAACCATGGAAACCTGAAAGGTGCACTAGCTTTAGCAGATGACATGGTTCAATGGGGACAAGAATTGTCTTTGTCCGTGTTCTCTACTTTATTGAAAAGGCTGTGTGCTTCACGATACCATATTAAGGTTTTTACAAATATTcttgagaaaaatatgaagttgGTTAATTTGCTTGACCAAGAAACTCTAAATTTACTTGTCCAGCTGTACTACTGCAAGAGAGGATGGAGATTCAATGGGAAGATAGTTTGGGACAGCATGCTGCACAGGCATCTAAAACTCAATAACGAGACATACACTGCTGTAATAACAGGTGTTTGTAAAATGGGAAATTTTAGGGATCTTCATggttggtgggttattgcccgaGAAGAGAGGTGGGTGCCAGGGCTTGAGGAATGTAAATCTCTTTTGGAATGCCTTTGCAATAAGGGAATGCTAAATGAAGTGCTGGAGCTTTTCGAAAACATGATGGTGTCTTTTCCTCACACAAGGTTAGATGTTTGTCATCTGTTTATTGAAATGCTCAGTTTTGCAAGTTTTACTAGAGTGGTACATTCATTGCTAGAAGAACTAAATGAGCGGGGTTGTGTAATGGATCATGTAGCTTACAGTCATCTTATAAGAGGAATGTGTGAGGAGGCAAGATTTTCTGAAGCTTTAAAAATATTGGAGTGTATGCTGGCTAAAAATTTAGCCCCatgtttggatgttgctgttatATTAATTCCTAAGCTGTGCAAGGCTAGTAGACACAAGAAAGCTATTGCCTTAAAAGAGGTTTTGTTGAGCAAGGAATCATCATCTTTGCTGCTTGTGAATAATGCATTGTTACAAGGGTTTTGCATGACATGTAAGGTTGGAGAAGCAGCCAGTCTATTCCAAGAAATGTCATTGAAGGGGATAGCTTCAGATGCCGAAACTTATAATATTCTGGTTCAAGGCCATTGCAAGGTCAAGAACATCAGGAAAGTTGAGGAGCTTCTTGGTGTCACTATTAGAAAAAAATTTGACCTTTCAATCTCAGCGTACCGAAATTTGGTGCGCTTAATGTGTATGGAGGGCGAGGTCTCTTGTGCACTAAAGCTGAAGGAACTTGTGCTTGGACAAAGCAAGTCGCATGACCTTGTTATTAACAACATTTTgattttttctctcttctctaccGGGAACAGTTTGTTTGTAAACGAAGTTGTGGATGATTTGCAAAAGAAGAAATTGCAACTAGATGAAGTCTCCTACAATTTTCTTGTGTATGGGTTTTATGAGTGTAAAGACGTGTCAAGTGCTTTTCAGTATCTATCTACTATGTTGTCTAAGGAACTCAGACCGAACAACCGCAGCCTGAGAGCAGCTGTATTGGCCCAATGTAATGGTGGGGAGCTTGAGAAAGCCTTAGAGTTGAGTCGGGAGATGGAACTAAGGGGCTGGGTTCATGATTCCATCATTCAAAACGCAATTGTGGAGGGCCTTCTTTCTTATGGTATGGTTCAAGAAGCAGAAAATTTTCTGGACAGACTTGTAGAGAAACATCTAATTCCTGATAGCATCAATTACGACAACCTTATTAAGTGTTTTTGCTCACATGGAAGACTAAGCAAGGCAGTTAACCTTCTGAACATAATGTTAAAGAAAGGCAATCTTCCAAGTTCTACCAGTTATGATTCTGTAATTAGCTCTTGCTGCTCAAGTAACTGCCTCAATGAAGCTCTAGATTTTCATGCTGAAATGCAGGAAAAGGGTCTTAAGCCGAGCGTCAGTACAATGAACATAATTGTCCATCACCTTTGCCAAGATGGACGAACAATGGAAGCAGAAAGGATTTTGATTTCTATGGCTCATGTTGATGAAACTCCAAGCAGGGAGATGTTCTCCTCTGTAATCAATAGGTATCACTTCGAAAACAATCACAGGAAGGCATCTGAGCTTGTCCGGGTGATGCAGCGCAGCGGTTATGAACCAGACTTCAAGACACATTGGTCTCTCATCACCAATCTAAGAAATTCATTTGACAAAAACACAAACaaaagcagcagcagcagccaaGGCTTCCTGTCAAGGCTTCTTTCTGAAAGCGGATTCTCTAGGAAAAACTGA